Proteins from a genomic interval of Lolium perenne isolate Kyuss_39 chromosome 1, Kyuss_2.0, whole genome shotgun sequence:
- the LOC127292462 gene encoding uncharacterized protein, with protein sequence MGNSCATGACRGAKKGSDLAPSSAKGGLNQGSDVPPPPEGDGANQVSDEAPSTAVQNTYKWRIDGFSSLVEKGKGPTYSNVFQMKKGLNWHLVVNLRDTKSGDQNEYVSLQLELANVSPDTIVETTLKFLIYDQLFGKHHEQQVSHNFETGSTCSGTSCMIPLAALKERSSGFLVNNSCVFAVEFITVVVAKANDTLEALFVQKTNNVCSEPQVYTWHIEDFFVLKNPSCSPEFELCGHKWCIRIYPSGDDDTNGNYLSLYVVRNGPDTLDENLAYLIEQTISIKTQETGKGLAKKGRIEYSNKCTCWGWEKFISLEDFKDPANGYLVKTKCCIEVEVAVIGSSKTK encoded by the exons ATGGGAAACTCATGTGCTACTGGCGCCTGCA GAGGAGCAAAGAAGGGATCCGACCTGGCACCTTCTTCGGCGAAAGGAGGATTAAACCAGGGATCCGACGTGCCACCTCCTCCCGAGGGAGACGGAGCAAACCAGGTATCCGACGAGGCACCTTCAACCGCGGTGCAGAATACCTACAAGTGGAGGATCGATGGTTTCTCCTCGCTTGTTGAGAAGGGAAAAGGACCGACCTACTCCAATGTGTTTCAGATGAAGAAG GGGCTCAACTG GCACTTGGTAGTGAACCTAAGGGACACAAAGAGTGGCGACCAGAATGAGTATGTTTCTCTTCAGCTTGAGTTGGCAAATGTGAGTCCGGACACGATCGTGGAGACAACTTTGAAGTTTTTGATATATGACCAGTTATTTGGAAAACACCATGAACAGCAAG TTAGCCACAATTTCGAGACAGGAAGCACATGCTCTGGAACCTCATGCATGATTCCTCTCGCGGCACTCAAGGAAAGGTCCTCCGGATTCCTGGTCAACAATAGCTGTGTTTTCGCGGTTGAGTTCATCACAGTTGTCGTTGCTAAAGCTAACGATACGTTAGAGGCGCTGTTTGTTCAGAAGACGAACAACGTCTGCAGTGAACCCCAAGTCTACACCTGGCACATTGAGGACTTCTTTGTGTTGAAGAATCCGAGCTGCTCTCCTGAGTTTGAGCTCTGTGGACACAAATG GTGCATCAGAATCTATCCATCTGGAGATGATGATACGAATGGGAACTACCTCTCCTTGTACGTGGTCAGGAACGGGCCGGATACACTGGACGAGAACTTGGCATACCTGATAGAGCAAACCATATCCATCAAAACCCAGGAAACTGGCAAGGGCCTGGCAAAAAAAG GCCGGATCGAGTACTCGAACAAATGTACCTGTTGGGGATGGGAAAAGTTCATATCTCTAGAAGATTTCAAGGACCCGGCAAATGGTTATCTGGTGAAAACAAAGTGCTGCATCGAAGTTGAGGTTGCGGTTATTGGTTCCTCCAAGACGAAGTAG
- the LOC127331206 gene encoding BTB/POZ and MATH domain-containing protein 2-like codes for MRADNFSVRNVSRRWRCPKFIYTDSNTDSLLPDLEEKDGHVRDVATWQHLLVAADRYDLGRLRLMCEERLCEYIDLSTATTILALAEQHHCCRWKEACLEFLECPANLKKVIAIDGLDHLTVCCPSVLNDLIGKLVAL; via the coding sequence ATGCGAGCGGACAATTTCAGCGTCCGAAatgtgtcgcgccgctggagatgccctaagttcaTCTACACCGACTCGAACACCGACTCGCTGCTGCCGGACTTGGAGGAGAAGGACGGGCACGTTCGAGATGTGGCGACGTGGCAGCACTTGCTGGTCGCCGCAGACAGGTATGATCTCGGGCGGCTGAGGCTGATGTGCGAAGAGAGGCTGTGCGAGTATATCGACCTGAGCACGGCGACGACCATCCTGGCGCTGGCTGAGCAGCACCACTGCTGCAGGTGGAAGGAGGCGTGCTTGGAGTTCCTCGAGTGTCCGGCCAACCTGAAGAAAGTTATTGCCATCGACGGTTTGGACCATCTAACTGTCTGCTGCCCCTCTGTTCTCAATGATCTCATCGGCAAGCTTGTTGCGCTTTGA